In Harpia harpyja isolate bHarHar1 chromosome Z, bHarHar1 primary haplotype, whole genome shotgun sequence, a single window of DNA contains:
- the GCNT4 gene encoding beta-1,3-galactosyl-O-glycosyl-glycoprotein beta-1,6-N-acetylglucosaminyltransferase 4 isoform X2 → MKRRKCPYKCPSRRKILILCVTGWLIALLKLLHVERHFFPSKGIYLVEHFLSTSSYVRNRYSYLRNEFQYEINCSSIYEQDPHEIGKSLEIRRKEIIDLADEDVIAMTSACHAYHSLRKYHLKPVSPEEESFPVAYSLVVHKDAVMVERLIHSLYSHQNIYCIHYDQKAAKGFKSAMNNLAKCFPNIFIASKLETVDYAHISRLQADFNCLSDLMDSSVPWKYVINLCGQDFPLKSNFELVAELKKLDGGNMLETIKPSSSKRERFTYHYELMKVPYEYMQMPVKTNISKDPPPHNIEIFVGSAYFVLSRAFIQYTLESSLAKDFFEWSRDTYSPDEHFWATLVRVPGVPGEVPRSAQDITDLQSKTRLVKWNYLEDHLYPPCTGTHLRSVCIYGTAELRWLLNYGHWFANKFDSKVDPVLVKCLAEKLAEQQKEWVYLSSDKYFLHINSMNASL, encoded by the coding sequence atgAAGAGACGCAAGTGTCCCTACAAATGTCCCTCACGAAGGAAGATCCTGATCCTGTGTGTTACAGGGTGGCTGATTGCACTGCTGAAGCTCCTCCATGTTGAAAGACACTTTTTTCCCTCTAAGGGCATTTATTTGGTTGAGCACTTCTTGAGCACTTCTTCTTATGTTAGAAACAGGTATTCCTACCTTAGAAATGAATTCCAGTATGAAATTAATTGTTCATCTATATATGAACAAGATCCCCATGAAATTGGCAAGAGTttagaaataagaagaaaagagatAATTGATTTAGCTGATGAAGATGTCATAGCAATGACGAGTGCTTGCCATGCATATCATTCACTTAGGAAATACCACCTAAAACCTGTTTCACCAGAGGAGGAGAGTTTTCCAGTCGCCTATTCTTTGGTTGTTCACAAAGATGCAGTAATGGTAGAAAGGCTCATACATTCACTGTACAGTCATCAAAATATTTACTGCATCCATTATgaccaaaaagcagcaaaaggttTCAAATCTGCTATGAACAATCTAGCTAAATGTTTCCCCAATATTTTCATTGCATCAAAATTGGAGACAGTGGACTATGCACATATTTCGCGGCTGCAAGCAGATTTCAATTGTTTGTCTGATTTGATGGACTCTTCGGTTCCCTGGAAGTATGTTATTAATTTGTGTGGCCAAGATTTCCCTTTGAAGTCGAATTTTGAGTTGGTTGCTGAACTGAAGAAACTCGATGGAGGAAACATGCTGGAAACTATAAAGCCAAGCAGTAGCAAAAGAGAACGATTTACTTATCATTATGAACTTATGAAAGTGCCTTATGAATACATGCAGATGCCTGTAAAAACCAACATTTCCAAGGATCCGCCACCTCATAATATTGAGATATTTGTAGGCAGTGCCTATTTTGTTTTAAGCCGAGCATTTATTCAATATACCCTTGAAAGCTCTcttgcaaaagatttttttgagtgGTCAAGGGATACATACTCTCCGGATGAACATTTCTGGGCCACTCTGGTACGCGTTCCTGGGGTCCCCGGGGAGGTTCCAAGGTCAGCCCAGGACATAACAGACCTACAAAGCAAAACTCGTCTGGTGAAATGGAATTATCTTGAAGACCATTTGTATCCTCCCTGCACTGGTACCCACCTTCGCAGTGTCTGCATCTATGGGACTGCAGAATTAAGATGGCTTCTGAATTATGGGCACTGGTTTGCCAACAAATTTGACTCCAAAGTAGACCCTGTCTTGGTAAAATGCTTGGCAGAAAAACTAGCAGAACAACAGAAAGAGTGGGTGTATTTGTCCTCTGATAAATACTTTCTGCACATAAATTCTATGAATGCATCTCTATAG
- the GCNT4 gene encoding beta-1,3-galactosyl-O-glycosyl-glycoprotein beta-1,6-N-acetylglucosaminyltransferase 4 isoform X1 codes for MGCRVAHMSVHTQPTYTGTHTHRGAPPSRGARPARDGRAPLRMKRRKCPYKCPSRRKILILCVTGWLIALLKLLHVERHFFPSKGIYLVEHFLSTSSYVRNRYSYLRNEFQYEINCSSIYEQDPHEIGKSLEIRRKEIIDLADEDVIAMTSACHAYHSLRKYHLKPVSPEEESFPVAYSLVVHKDAVMVERLIHSLYSHQNIYCIHYDQKAAKGFKSAMNNLAKCFPNIFIASKLETVDYAHISRLQADFNCLSDLMDSSVPWKYVINLCGQDFPLKSNFELVAELKKLDGGNMLETIKPSSSKRERFTYHYELMKVPYEYMQMPVKTNISKDPPPHNIEIFVGSAYFVLSRAFIQYTLESSLAKDFFEWSRDTYSPDEHFWATLVRVPGVPGEVPRSAQDITDLQSKTRLVKWNYLEDHLYPPCTGTHLRSVCIYGTAELRWLLNYGHWFANKFDSKVDPVLVKCLAEKLAEQQKEWVYLSSDKYFLHINSMNASL; via the coding sequence aatgAAGAGACGCAAGTGTCCCTACAAATGTCCCTCACGAAGGAAGATCCTGATCCTGTGTGTTACAGGGTGGCTGATTGCACTGCTGAAGCTCCTCCATGTTGAAAGACACTTTTTTCCCTCTAAGGGCATTTATTTGGTTGAGCACTTCTTGAGCACTTCTTCTTATGTTAGAAACAGGTATTCCTACCTTAGAAATGAATTCCAGTATGAAATTAATTGTTCATCTATATATGAACAAGATCCCCATGAAATTGGCAAGAGTttagaaataagaagaaaagagatAATTGATTTAGCTGATGAAGATGTCATAGCAATGACGAGTGCTTGCCATGCATATCATTCACTTAGGAAATACCACCTAAAACCTGTTTCACCAGAGGAGGAGAGTTTTCCAGTCGCCTATTCTTTGGTTGTTCACAAAGATGCAGTAATGGTAGAAAGGCTCATACATTCACTGTACAGTCATCAAAATATTTACTGCATCCATTATgaccaaaaagcagcaaaaggttTCAAATCTGCTATGAACAATCTAGCTAAATGTTTCCCCAATATTTTCATTGCATCAAAATTGGAGACAGTGGACTATGCACATATTTCGCGGCTGCAAGCAGATTTCAATTGTTTGTCTGATTTGATGGACTCTTCGGTTCCCTGGAAGTATGTTATTAATTTGTGTGGCCAAGATTTCCCTTTGAAGTCGAATTTTGAGTTGGTTGCTGAACTGAAGAAACTCGATGGAGGAAACATGCTGGAAACTATAAAGCCAAGCAGTAGCAAAAGAGAACGATTTACTTATCATTATGAACTTATGAAAGTGCCTTATGAATACATGCAGATGCCTGTAAAAACCAACATTTCCAAGGATCCGCCACCTCATAATATTGAGATATTTGTAGGCAGTGCCTATTTTGTTTTAAGCCGAGCATTTATTCAATATACCCTTGAAAGCTCTcttgcaaaagatttttttgagtgGTCAAGGGATACATACTCTCCGGATGAACATTTCTGGGCCACTCTGGTACGCGTTCCTGGGGTCCCCGGGGAGGTTCCAAGGTCAGCCCAGGACATAACAGACCTACAAAGCAAAACTCGTCTGGTGAAATGGAATTATCTTGAAGACCATTTGTATCCTCCCTGCACTGGTACCCACCTTCGCAGTGTCTGCATCTATGGGACTGCAGAATTAAGATGGCTTCTGAATTATGGGCACTGGTTTGCCAACAAATTTGACTCCAAAGTAGACCCTGTCTTGGTAAAATGCTTGGCAGAAAAACTAGCAGAACAACAGAAAGAGTGGGTGTATTTGTCCTCTGATAAATACTTTCTGCACATAAATTCTATGAATGCATCTCTATAG